A window from Candidatus Schekmanbacteria bacterium encodes these proteins:
- a CDS encoding RidA family protein, translating to MAKIKPIECPDAPAAIGPYSQAVSAGNFLFISGQIPIDPQTGTVVSGGIEAQTEQVLKNLKNILIFSGLDFNDVVKTTVYLKSIGDFQKFNEIYAKSFQNDPPARACVEVSALPKGVLIEIDAIAIEK from the coding sequence ATGGCAAAAATAAAACCTATTGAATGCCCTGATGCACCTGCGGCGATAGGTCCTTATTCACAGGCAGTTAGCGCAGGAAACTTTTTGTTTATTTCAGGACAGATTCCTATTGACCCTCAGACGGGCACTGTTGTTTCGGGCGGTATTGAGGCGCAAACAGAACAGGTATTGAAGAACCTCAAAAATATTTTGATCTTTTCAGGCTTGGATTTCAATGATGTTGTTAAAACAACTGTTTATTTGAAATCTATAGGTGACTTTCAAAAATTTAATGAAATTTATGCAAAATCATTTCAGAATGACCCACCAGCAAGAGCTTGTGTTGAAGTTTCTGCTCTGCCCAAAGGCGTCCTAATTGAAATCGATGCGATTGCTATTGAAAAGTGA